In Mercurialis annua linkage group LG5, ddMerAnnu1.2, whole genome shotgun sequence, a single genomic region encodes these proteins:
- the LOC126681577 gene encoding uncharacterized protein LOC126681577 — translation MRGSGGSSSGRGRGRDTVQGRGRGRGDPEQDAPEDSDPGAEQQVLAARPAPRRAARQPQPQGQPPATDETGRVRVTPDAAREKLLDSRNDSGTASRAILPIFRSRWFAEGSSWKKITAEHKGFYFEEFKKGFCWDPTYPEDLIRGVFYRHAGNRYKDTLHNMKPDKKEGSVSADTWASWKRDWDTAEAKKKSDIARANRMSEPSGAGTGPVRHTAGSRSATRHKTVMTEELGREPTLAELHVRLHLTKADRTVFVDKRSKDKNDRFQAELAAATQSQAAGEGSSSTPEPIDENELFLSLEAIKKQRVYGIGSASASYIGQSSASRLRRGGSSQQGNVSTEDIEQRIAREVEERVEQRIRTVEFPPPPPPPADDTTSLE, via the exons ATGAGAGGTTCAGGTGGTTCTTCTTCCGGCCGAGGCCGCGGTAGGGATACAGTTCAGGGACGCGGACGTGGACGCGGCGACCCAGAGCAGGATGCCCCTGAGGACTCGGATCCCGGGGCTGAGCAGCAGGTGCTAGCTGCTAGACCTGCGCCGCGGAGAGCGGCGAGACAGCCGCAACCACAGGGCCAGCCACCAGCGACGGACGAGACTGGGAGGGTTAGAGTTACACCAGATGCTGCAAG AGAAAAATTACTGGATAGCAGGAACGACAGCGGGACAGCATCTAGGGCGATCTTGCCCATTTTCCGATCTAGATGGTTTGCTGAGGGTTCCTCGTGGAAGAAGATTACAGCAGAGCATAAGGGCTTCTACTTCGAGGAGTTCAAG AAGGGTTTTTGCTGGGACCCGACCTACCCTGAGGATCTGATTAGAGGGGTCTTCTACCGACATGCGGGCAATCGGTATAAAGATACTCTCCACAACATGAAGCCGGATAAAAAAGAGGGCAGTGTTAGTGCTGATACTTGGGCGTCATGGAAGCGAGACTGGGATACTGCTGAGGCTAAGAAAAAGTCCGATATAGCACGAGCTAATCGGATGAGTGAGCCGTCCGGAGCTGGCACCGGACCTGTTCGACATACCGCAGGATCGCGATCGGCTACGAGGCATAAGACAGTtatg ACTGAGGAGCTTGGTCGAGAGCCCACTTTGGCTGAGTTGCATGTACGGTTGCACCTGACCAAAGCAGATCGGACTGTCTTTGTTGACAAGAgatcaaaggataaaaat GACCGTTTTCAGGCAGAGCTTGCTGCAGCAACACAGTCTCAGGCAGCTGGAGAAGGGAGTTCGTCGACTCCAGAGCCGATCGACGAGAACGAGCTGTTTTTGTCTCTCGAGGCAATCAAGAAGCAGCGAGTCTACGGTATTGGATCGGCTTCAGCATCCTACATCGGCCAGAGCAGCGCTAGCCGATTGCGCCGCGGCGGATCATCCCAGCAGGGGAACGTTAGTACTGAGGACATAGAGCAGCGTATTGCTAGGGAGGTTGAGGAGCGGGTCGAGCAGCGAATtcgtactgtggag TTCCCACCACCCCCACCCCCTCCTGCTGATGACACCACCAGTTTAGAGTAG
- the LOC126681576 gene encoding uncharacterized protein LOC126681576: MNPDRSWMYTRHDRGFLPPDFFPNLEEFVNFAVQHPECMNGEEIKCPCSRTKCRNTNFRDVEVVKLHVLQSGFVPDYYVWIHHGEVNVPPVVQQPVNEYDYYNEGGGDLNSGQRMVIDAAGPEVFEEETPNEEAQKFFDMMSAAEEEIWPGNSRHSPLSASVEILDIKCRHQGSISLIDDTCRLLQELLPENNKMPNFFANIKKLVKGLGLPVEVIECCLHNCMIYWGADEDLTHCKVCTFPRWKPVTKSNSAKRRANVPYKKMFYFPLTPRLQRLYASKATAKHMTWHAEHEMEDEKMCHPSDSPAWKRFSELHTDFADETRNIRLGLCTDGFQPFGSFGTQYSSWPVIVTPYNLPPGMCMKDEFMFLTILVPGPGNPKDQMDIFLQPLIAELNQLWESRIRTYDVQKRQNFQMRAALMWTINDFPAYSMLSGWSTSGRLACPHCMENTEAFTLPDSGKQSWFDCHRNFLPTGHHFRRNVTEFRKGKQVKHKFGGVRTGDEVLAEVDGLGFKRAYETDAKATNADLSKGRGWNRKSIFWDLPYWKTNVIRHNLDVMHIEKNVFDNVFNTVLNVPGKTKDTAKSRAELNKICDRPGLAQDQETGRYPKALYALDRDLKKILLEWIQKLKFPDGYVSNLSRCVDLNSLKMMGMKSHDCHVFMQRLLPIALRELLPPEVWEPLTELSIFFRELTATSLKKADLERLDLDIPKILCKLERIFPPSFFNSMEHLPVHLPYEAMMAGPVQYRWMYPFERYLRKLKNKVSNKGRVEGSISSGYLLEETAKFASFYFKDGDPMLPCRMQRNEVCEMDVDDDVDRLSIFKPKGRPIGASRNRYLDDAEYNAARSYILLNCTEIEPFREVFEGELYEINPEITQTEVVVKLESEFAFWFEQYVKDQTVCTNPYILSLAEGPLRSVKTFKGYCVNGFKFNTEEYGEDRVTMNSGVCVKGSLYGPAESDFYGVLTDIIELEYPALPIKRTVLFKCNWFDPTKKVGMLAHPRYNIVDVNHRKRYNKYEPFILAEQSDQVHYLPYPSKRRDKKDWWAVCKIKARSEIDMPATTVPAFQDDSADHLLDVITNKEPTNLVDPNGEADEAALPNPPLVETEDDYPPSSSDDEDIGAADNIEIA; encoded by the exons atgAATCCAGACCGCAGCTGGATGTATACGAGGCATGACAGAGGCTTCCTGCCGCCAGATTTTTTCCCTAATCTTGAAGAGTTCGTGAATTTTGCTGTGCAACATCCCGAGTGTATGAATGGAGAAGAGATAAAATGCCCCTGTTCTAGGACAAAATGTAGAAATACGAATTTTCGAGATGTCGAAGTTGTGAAACTACATGTCTTGCAGTCTGGGTTTGTTCcagattactatgtctggatTCACCACGGTGAGGTGAATGTCCCTCCTGTTGTTCAGCAGCCGGTTAATGAATACGATTACTATAATGAGGGAGGGGGAGATTTAAACTCCggtcagagaatggttattgatgctgctggtcctgaagtttttgaggaagagaccccgaatgaagaagctcagaagttttttgatatgatgagtgcggcagaagaagaaatatggcccggaaatagcagacactcacccctgtccgcatctgttgaaattttggatattaagtGTCGACATCAGGGGTCGATATCTTTAATTGACGACACCTGCCGTTTATTACAAGAACTGCTTCCAGAGAACAACAAAATGCCGAATTTTTTTGCTAATATCAAGAAGCTGGTGAAAGGTCTCGGGTTGccggttgaggttattgagtGCTGTTTGCACAACTGTATGATTTACTGGGGGGCGGACGAGGATTTAACCCACTGCAAAGTTTGCACATTTCCTCGGTGGAAACCTGTTACGAAAAGCAATTCGGCCAAAAGAAGGGCTAACGttccttataaaaaaatgttttatttccctTTAACTCCGAGGCTGCAAAGGTTGTACGCTTCCAAAGCCACGGCTAaacatatgacatggcacgctgaacatgaaatggaagacgAGAAGATGTGTCATCCTTCTGACTCTCCGGCGTGGAAACGGTTCAGTGAGTTGCATACAGATTTTGCtgatgaaacaagaaatatcagactAGGCTTATGTACTGacgggtttcaaccatttggtagtTTTGGAACACAATATTCTTCCTGGCCAGTCATTGTGACGCCGTATAATCTGCCTccaggcatgtgcatgaaggatgagtttatgtttttgaCAATACTTGTCCCGGGACCTGGAAATCCAAAAGACCAGATGGATATATTCCTGCAGCCGTTAATAGCGGAGTTGAATCAATTGTGGGAATCTAGAATTCGGACGTATGACGTTCAAAAGAGgcagaattttcaaatgagggcggcgcttatgtggacaattaatgactttcccgcttattcaatgTTGTCTGGGTGGAGCACATCAGGAAGACTGGCATGTCCGCATTGTATGGAAAATACCGAGGCATTCACGTTGCCCGATAGTGGTAAACAGTCctggtttgattgccacagaAATTTTTTACCTACGGGCCATCATTTTCGTCGGAATGTTACTGAATTTCGAAAAGGCAAACAAGTAAAGCACAAATTTGGAGGTGTGAGGACTGGAGATGAAGTATTAGCAGAGGTTGACGGTCTGGGGTTTAAGAGGGCTTATGAGACAGATGCTAAGGCTACGAATGCTGATCTATCTAAAGGCCGTGGTTGGAATCGAAAGAGTATCTTTTGGGATTTACCGTATTGGAAGACAAATGTAATCCGGcataatctcgatgtcatgcatattgagaaaaatgtatttgacaacgTTTTTAATACCGTACTCAATGTACCTGGTAAGACGAAAGACACGGCAAAATCTAGGGCAGAGCTGAATAAGATTTGTGATCGTCCCGGTCTAGCACAAGATCAGGAAACCGGTAGATATCCAAAGGCtttgtatgctttggacagggatttaaaaaagattttgcTCGAATGGATTCAAAAGTTAAAGTTTCCGGACGGTTACGTGTCCAACTTGTCAAGGTGTGTTGATTTAAACAGTTTGAAGATGATGGGcatgaaaagtcatgactgTCATGTCTTCATGCAACGACTTTTGCCAATTGCTCTCCGGGAGCTTCTTCCGCCCGAAGTGTGGGAACCTTTAACAGAGCTAAGTATCTTCTTCAGAGAATTAACTGCCACATCGCTGAAAAAGGCAGATCTTGAGAGATTGGATCTTGATATCCCGAAGATACTGTGCAAGTTGGAACGTATTTTTCCACCGAGTTTTTTTAATTCGATGGAACATCTCCCGGTACACCTTCCatacgaagctatgatggcaggacctGTTCAGTATCGTTGGATGTATCCGTTTGAAAG ATACCTgagaaaactcaaaaataaggTCTCGAATAAAGGCAGAGTGGAAGGAAGCATCAGCAGCGGATATTTATTAGAGGAAACAGCGAAATTTGCATCTTTCTATTTCAAGGATGGTGATCCGATGCTACCATGTCGGatgcaaagaaatgaagtttgcGAAATGGACGTTGATGATGATGTCGACAGATTATCcattttcaaaccgaaagggCGACCTATAGGTGCTTCTCGGAACAGATATCTGGATGATGCTGAATATAATGCTGCCCGAAGCTATATCCTTCTGAATTGCACTGAAATCGAACCTTTCAGAGA AGTTTTTGAAGGCGAGTTGTATGAAATCAACCCCGAAATCACACAGACCGAAGTTGTAGTCAAGTTGGAGAGTGAATTCGCCTTTTGGTTCGagcaatat GTGAAAGACCAAACTGTCTGTACCAATCCCTATATTCTAAGTCTTGCAGAAGGACCGCTTAGATCGGTCAAAACATTCAAGGGGTATTGTGTGAACGGGTTTAAATTCAATACTGAAGAATATGGGGAGGATCGGGTTACAATGAATAGCGGAGTTTGTGTAAAAGGATCACTCTACGGTCCGGCTGAAAGcgacttttatggagtgttgACTGACATTATcgagttagagtatccagctctaCCGATAAAAAGGACGGtcttatttaaatgtaattggtttGATCCTACGAAAAAAGTTGGTATGTTAGCCCATCCTCGGTATAACATAGTGGATGTTAATCACAGAAAGAGGTACAACAAATATGAACCCTTCATTTTAGCTGAACAGTCCGATCAAGTACATTACTTACCTTATCCTAGCAAAAGGCGAGACAAAAAAGACTGGTGGGCAGTATGCAAGATAAAAGCTCGCTCTGAGATAGACATGCCTGCAACAACTGTTCCAGCTTTCCAAGATGATAGTGCAGATCATCTGCTCGATGTCATAACAAATAAAGAACCGACAAATTTAGTTGATCCGAATGGCGAGGCGGACGAGGCTGCATTACCCAACCCTCCATTAGTGGAGACGGAAGATGATTATCCACCATCTTCATCAGACGATGAAGACATTGGAGCGGCAGATAATATAGAAATTGCATGA